In Novosphingobium sp. RL4, the sequence ACAGGCCCGGTTCCGTCTCCGTCGCCGGGAAATCGGCGCGAGTGGGGCCGTAGCGGCGGGTCCCACGTTGACCTTGCCGGGCAACGGTGCCAGTGCCCCGCGCCATGACGGCTCACAAACCCGGCGATCCGACCACGCTCAACCGCCTCTACGGCCGCGCCAAGGGCAAGCCCCTGCGCGCGGGCCAGCAGGCGCTGGTCGACAACCTGCTCCCGCGAATCGCGGTTCCCCTCGAAGGTCCGGTCACCTCCGACCTGCTGTTCGGCGACGATCGCCCGATGCATTTCGAGATCGGCTTCGGCGGCGGCGAACATATGGCGGGCCGGGCGGACATGCTGCCCAACCACGGCTTCATCGGCGCCGAACCCTTCATCAACGGTGTTGCCCAGGCGCTCACCCATGTTGCCGGAGACAATGGCGCCAGCACGCCGCTCGGCAATGTGCGCATTCATCACGGCGATGCGCTGGAAGTGCTTTCGCGCATTCCCGACGGTTCGCTCTCGTTCCTCTACCTGCTGCACCCGGACCCCTGGCCCAAGGCGCGCCATGCCAAGCGGCGCATGATGAACGATGGCCCGGTGGACATGTTCGCGGCCAAGCTGAAGCCCGGCGGCGAGTTCCGTTTCGGCACGGACCACGCGGTCTACGTGCGCCACGCGCTGATGGTGATGCAGCGCCATACCGACCAGTTCGAGTGGCTTTGCGAGAAACCGCAGGACTTCCAGGTCCGTCCGGGCGGCTGGCCGGAGACGCGCTACGAGAACAAGGCGCGCACCGTCTACGGGCACGAGGTCTGGTATTTCCGCTATCGGCGCAAGTAAGCGTCAGGCCCAAAAGAAACGCCGCCCCGGATCAGGTCCGGGACGGCGGCATCTCTGGGAAAAAAAGGGGCGTCCGGACATGATCCGGGCGCCCCTTTTTCGATGTTATCCGGCGATACCGGCCGCCGCGAGCACGGCCAGCGTCAGCACGTCCGGCGCCAGCGCGGTCATCGGCACGATCTGCACCGGCTTTTCCGCGCCCAGCAGCATCGGGCCGATCGACGTCGTGCCGCCGATTTCCTTGAGCAGCTTGGCCGAGATATTGGCGGACTGCAGGCCCGGCATGATCAGCACGTTCGCCGGAGCCGACAGGCGGCTGAACGGATAAAGCGCCATGATCTTGGGGTTGAGCGCGGCGTCAGGCGCCATTTCGCCTTCGTATTCGAAGTCCGGCTTTTCCTCGTCGAGGATGCGGATGGCTTCGCGGGTCTGCTCCAGCCACTTGCCCGAGGGATTGCCGAAGGTCGAGTAGCTGAGGAAGGCGACGCGCGGTTCGTGGCCCAGGCGGCGGGCGACGGCGGCAGTTTCCTTGGCGATCACCGCGAGCTGTTCGGCGTTCGGGCGTTCGTTGATGGTGGTGTCGGCCATGAACACGGTGTGGTTCTTGCCCACCAGCATGTGGATGCCGAACGCCAGCTTGCCCGTTGCCGGGTCCAGCACGCGGCGCACTTCCTTCATGGTCTGCGCGAAGGGGCGGGTCATGCCGGTGATGAGCGCATCGCCCACGCCCAGCTTGAGCAGGCCGGAGGCGAAGATGTTGCGGTCGGTATTGACCATGCGCTGCACGTCGCGCTGGAGGAAGCCGCGGCGCTTGAGGCGCTCGTAGAGCATCTCCACCATCGGGCCGACGTGCTCGGACACCATCGAATTCTCGATGTGGTAGCTTTCGGGGTTGGGCACGCCCAGTTCGGCCATCTTGTCGAGGATGACCTGGGTGCGGCCGACCAGCACGGGCTCGCCGTAGCCGAAGTCGCGGTACTGGATCGCTGCGCGCAGGACCACTTCGTTGTCCGCTTCGGCGAAGATCACGCGCTTGGGATTGGCGCGGACCTGCTCGTAGACGCGGGTGAGCACCGAGGTCGTCGGGTTGAGCCGCGCCTTGAGCTGGTCGCGGTAGGCTTCGAAGTCCTCGATCGGGCGACCGGCGACGCCGGATTCCATCGCCGCGCGGGCGACCGCCATCGGTACGACTTCCATCAGGCGCGGGTCGAACGGCGCGGGGATGATATAGTCGCGCCCGAACTGCTGGGTTTCACCGCCGTAAGCGGCGGCCACGTCTTCGTGGACCTGTTCGCGGGCCAGTTCGGCGATGGCGTTGGCAGCGGCGATCTTCATCTCTTCGTTGATCGCGGTGGCATGGACGTCCAGCGCGCCGCGGAAGATGAAGGGGAAGCCGAGCACGTTGTTCACCTGGTTCGGATAGTCCGAACGGCCGGTGGCCACGATCGCATCGGGGCGCACGGCCTTGGCATCGGGCGGGGTGATCTCGGGATCGGGGTTGGCCATCGCGAAGATGATCGGCTGTTCGGCCATCTTCTTCACGTATTCGGGCTTGAGCGCACCGGCGGCGGAAAGGCCGAGGAACACGTCGGCGCCGACCAGCGCCTCTTCCAGGGTGCGGTGCGGGGTGTCGATCGCGTGCGCGCTCTTCCACTGGTCCATGCCGGTCTCGCGGCCGCGATAGATCACGCCGGTACGGTCGCAGACGGTGACGTTCTCGTGGCGCACGCCGATCGACTTGATAAGCGCGGTGCAGGCCAGCGCCGAGGCGCCGGCGCCGTTGACCACGACCTTCACGTCCTTGAGGTCACGCCCGGTGATGAGGCAGGCGTTGATCAGGCCGGCGGCGGCGATGATCGCGGTGCCGTGCTGGTCGTCGTGCATGACCGGGATGTTCATCCGTTCGCGCAGGGCCTGCTCGATGATGAAGCATTCGGGTGCCTTGATATCCTCGAGGTTGATGCCGCCGAAGCTCGGCTCCATCATGGCGATGGCCTCGATCAGGGCGTCGGTATCCTCGCTGGCCAGCTCGATGTCGATGGAATCGACGTCGGCGAAGCGCTTGAACAGCACGGCCTTGCCTTCCATCACCGGCTTCGACGCCAGCGCGCCGAGGTTGCCCATGCCCAGGATCGCGGTGCCGTTCGAGATCACCGCAACGAGGTTGCCCTTGGCGGTATAATCGTAGGCGGTGGCGGGATCGTCGGCGATCGCCTGGACCGGAACGGCCACGCCGGGGGAATAGGCAAGGCTGAGGTCGCGTTGCGTGGCCATGGGCTTCGACGCAATGATCTCGATCTTACCGGGGCGGATCGTGTTGTGATAGAACAGCGCTTCGCGCTCGGTGAACTGGATCTTGGCTTTGTCGGACAAGCGATTTCTCCCGATTTGGAAGCGGCCCTAACGAATGTTCTCGCCACGCGATAGGGGAAAGGCACGCCAGACACGCTTCACAACAGGGGAACCACAGGGCTAACGCTCTGGGCCATGAGCGGTATTCCGGAGAAGACGGGCACGACCCCGATGATGGCCCAGTACCTTGCCTTGCGCGAGGTGGCGGGGGATTGCCTGCTGTTCTACCGAATGGGCGATTTCTTCGAGCTGTTCTTCGAGGATGCGAAAACCGCAAGCCAGGTTCTCGACATTGCACTTACCACGCGGGGCGAGCACGGCGGCCAGCCGATCCCGATGTGCGGCGTGCCGGTCCATGCCGCGGAGGGCTACCTTGCCCGCCTGATCAAGGCAGGTTGCCGCGTGGCTATAGCCGAGCAGACCGAGACCCCGGCCGAGGCGAAGAAGCGCGGCGGCTCCAAGGCGCTGGTCACGCGCGATATCGTGCGCTTCGTCACCGCGGGCACGCTGACCGAGGAATCGCTGCTCGAACCGCGCCGGGCCAATGTGCTGGCGGCGGCCTGCGAACTGCGCGGCGTGGTGGGGGTGGCGGCCTGCGACATTTCCACCGGGCGCATGGAACTGGAAGAGTGCCCGCCCGACCGGCTGGGCGCGGCGCTGGCGCGGCTGGGGGCACGCGAACTGGTCGTGCCCGAAGGCTGGGAACTGGCGCCCGACGGCGCGATCCCGCGTTCGGGCCACGAGTTCTCCTCCGATGGCGGGGACGAGCGGCTGAAGCTGGTCCACGGCGTCGCCACGCTTGACGGCTTTGGCACGTTCACCCGCGCCATGCTGGCGGCGGCGGGCGGGCTGATCGCCTATCTCGACCATGTCGGCCGGGGCAAGCTGCCGCTGCTGCTGCCGCCCGAGGCGCGCAGCGGGGACGCGGCGCTGGCGATGGACGAGGCGACGCGCGCCAGTCTCGAAATCCTCGAATCCTCGCAAGGCGGCCGCAAGGGCAGCCTTGTCGAGGCGATCGACCGCTGCGTGACGGGCGCCGGTGCGCGCCAGCTCGCCGAGGACCTCTCCGCCCCGCTGACCGATCGCCATGCGATTGCCGAGCGGCTGGAACTGGTCGAATGGCTGCACGATGACGCCCTGCTGCGCGAGGACATGCGCGCGGCGCTGCGGGCGCTGCCGGACGTCGGCCGCGCGCTGGGCCGCGTGGTGGCGGGCCGTGGCAGTCCGCGCGATCTCGGCCAGCTTCGTGACGGTCTTTCCGGTGCGCGCCGGATCGGCGAGCGGCTGGCGCCCATGGTAGGGTTGCCGGTGCTGCTGGACCGGCTGATGCCGGACCTCGGCGGGCACGCGGCGCTGGTCGATCACTTCGCGCGGGCGCTGGTGGAAACCCCGCCGACCGAGCGCGGGCAGGGCGGCTATATCGCCAGCGGCTACGATGCCGCCCTTGACGAACTGCGCGTCACTTCGGGCAATGCCCGCCGCGCCATCGCCGCGCTGGAGGCGAAGTACCGCGAGCAGACCGGCGTGGCCGCGCTCAAGATCAAGCACAACAACGTGCTCGGCTACTTCATCGAAGTGCCGCAGCGCCATGCCGACAAGCTGCTGGAGCCGGACAGCGGCTTCTCGCACCGCCAGACCATGGCGGGTGCCATGCGCTTCAATGCGCTGGCCCTGCATGAGGAAGCCAGCCGCATCACCGAGGCGGGCGCCCATGCGCTCGCCGCCGAGGAAGCGCATTTCGAGGGACTGGTGGCGCAGGCCGTGGCCGCGCGCCATGCCATCGCCCGCACCGCCGCTGCGCTCGCCCGTATCGACGTGGCGGCGGGACAGGCCGAGCGCGCCGCCGAAGGTGGCTGGACGCGGCCCGTGGTCGTGGACGGTATCTCGCTGGACATCGAAGGCGGCCGCCATCCGGTGGTCGAGGCCGCGCTGAAGGTGCAGGGCGAGCGCTTCGTCGCCAACGACTGCCGGCTCGCCAGCCATGACCGGCTCTGGCTGGTCGGCGGCCCCAACATGGGCGGTAAGTCCACCTTCCTGCGCCAGAACGCGCTGATCGTGCTGCTGGCGCAGGCGGGCGGTTTCGTACCGGCCAAATCGGCGCGGATCGGCATGGTGGACCGCCTGTTCAGCCGTGTCGGCGCTTCGGACAATCTTGCGCGCGGACGTTCGACCTTCATGGTCGAGATGGTGGAGACCGCCGCCATCCTCGCGCAGGCGACCGACCGCAGCTTCGTCATCCTCGATGAAGTGGGGCGCGGCACCTCGACTTACGACGGGCTTGCGCTGGCCTGGGCCGTGGCGGAAGCCGTTCACGAAACCAACCGCTGCCGCTGCCTCTTCGCGACGCACTATCACGAGATGGCGCGGCTCGGCGAAACCTGCGAGGCGCTTTCGCTGCATCACGTCCGCGCGCGGGAGTGGAAGGGCGATCTGGTGTTGCTGCACGAACTGGCCGAAGGTCCGGCGGATCGCAGCTACGGCCTTGCCGTGGCGCGCCTTGCCGGGGTGCCGCCCAAGGTCATCAGCAGGGCCAAGTCGGTGCTGGAAAAGCTGGAGAAGGGCCGCGCGGAAACCGGCGGCCTCGCGGCGGGTCTCGGCGACCTGCCCCTGTTCGCCGCGGCGCAGGACGCGCA encodes:
- the trmB gene encoding tRNA (guanine(46)-N(7))-methyltransferase TrmB: MTAHKPGDPTTLNRLYGRAKGKPLRAGQQALVDNLLPRIAVPLEGPVTSDLLFGDDRPMHFEIGFGGGEHMAGRADMLPNHGFIGAEPFINGVAQALTHVAGDNGASTPLGNVRIHHGDALEVLSRIPDGSLSFLYLLHPDPWPKARHAKRRMMNDGPVDMFAAKLKPGGEFRFGTDHAVYVRHALMVMQRHTDQFEWLCEKPQDFQVRPGGWPETRYENKARTVYGHEVWYFRYRRK
- the mutS gene encoding DNA mismatch repair protein MutS, producing the protein MMAQYLALREVAGDCLLFYRMGDFFELFFEDAKTASQVLDIALTTRGEHGGQPIPMCGVPVHAAEGYLARLIKAGCRVAIAEQTETPAEAKKRGGSKALVTRDIVRFVTAGTLTEESLLEPRRANVLAAACELRGVVGVAACDISTGRMELEECPPDRLGAALARLGARELVVPEGWELAPDGAIPRSGHEFSSDGGDERLKLVHGVATLDGFGTFTRAMLAAAGGLIAYLDHVGRGKLPLLLPPEARSGDAALAMDEATRASLEILESSQGGRKGSLVEAIDRCVTGAGARQLAEDLSAPLTDRHAIAERLELVEWLHDDALLREDMRAALRALPDVGRALGRVVAGRGSPRDLGQLRDGLSGARRIGERLAPMVGLPVLLDRLMPDLGGHAALVDHFARALVETPPTERGQGGYIASGYDAALDELRVTSGNARRAIAALEAKYREQTGVAALKIKHNNVLGYFIEVPQRHADKLLEPDSGFSHRQTMAGAMRFNALALHEEASRITEAGAHALAAEEAHFEGLVAQAVAARHAIARTAAALARIDVAAGQAERAAEGGWTRPVVVDGISLDIEGGRHPVVEAALKVQGERFVANDCRLASHDRLWLVGGPNMGGKSTFLRQNALIVLLAQAGGFVPAKSARIGMVDRLFSRVGASDNLARGRSTFMVEMVETAAILAQATDRSFVILDEVGRGTSTYDGLALAWAVAEAVHETNRCRCLFATHYHEMARLGETCEALSLHHVRAREWKGDLVLLHELAEGPADRSYGLAVARLAGVPPKVISRAKSVLEKLEKGRAETGGLAAGLGDLPLFAAAQDAHEEQCDALRDKLRDMDIDALSPRDALEILYDLKREAGTES
- a CDS encoding NADP-dependent malic enzyme; its protein translation is MSDKAKIQFTEREALFYHNTIRPGKIEIIASKPMATQRDLSLAYSPGVAVPVQAIADDPATAYDYTAKGNLVAVISNGTAILGMGNLGALASKPVMEGKAVLFKRFADVDSIDIELASEDTDALIEAIAMMEPSFGGINLEDIKAPECFIIEQALRERMNIPVMHDDQHGTAIIAAAGLINACLITGRDLKDVKVVVNGAGASALACTALIKSIGVRHENVTVCDRTGVIYRGRETGMDQWKSAHAIDTPHRTLEEALVGADVFLGLSAAGALKPEYVKKMAEQPIIFAMANPDPEITPPDAKAVRPDAIVATGRSDYPNQVNNVLGFPFIFRGALDVHATAINEEMKIAAANAIAELAREQVHEDVAAAYGGETQQFGRDYIIPAPFDPRLMEVVPMAVARAAMESGVAGRPIEDFEAYRDQLKARLNPTTSVLTRVYEQVRANPKRVIFAEADNEVVLRAAIQYRDFGYGEPVLVGRTQVILDKMAELGVPNPESYHIENSMVSEHVGPMVEMLYERLKRRGFLQRDVQRMVNTDRNIFASGLLKLGVGDALITGMTRPFAQTMKEVRRVLDPATGKLAFGIHMLVGKNHTVFMADTTINERPNAEQLAVIAKETAAVARRLGHEPRVAFLSYSTFGNPSGKWLEQTREAIRILDEEKPDFEYEGEMAPDAALNPKIMALYPFSRLSAPANVLIMPGLQSANISAKLLKEIGGTTSIGPMLLGAEKPVQIVPMTALAPDVLTLAVLAAAGIAG